The Longimicrobiaceae bacterium genome includes the window CGCCGGCCGGGCCAGCACCCCCGGACCGGCGGACGGCTCCCCCGCTGCGGCGTGCGGCCGGGCCGCGAGCAGCCGCGCGGGATAGGCCCGCTCCAGCAGCGGCGAGGTCATGAGCGTGGTGGCGAGCGCCATCAGCACCATCATGGCGTACAGGGCCGGCGAGATGACTCCGATCTCCAGCCCGATCCCCAGGATCACCAGCTCCATCAGCCCGCGGGTGTTCATCAGGACCCCCAGCGCGCCGGCCTCGCGCCAGCTCATCCCGGTCAGCCGCGCCGCCGCAGCGGACCCGCCGAACTTCCCGGCCACCGCCACCAGGAGCACCAGCGCGGCGTAGCCCCACATCTCCGGCCCGCTCACCAGCTCCAGCCGCGTTCGGAGCCCGGTGAAGGCGAAGAACACGGGGAGCAGGAGCACCACGGTCAGGTCGTGGAGCTTCCCCTCCAGCTCGCGGACGAAGCCCTCGTCCCGGGGCATCACGGCCCCCGCGACGAAGGCCCCGAAGAGGGTGTGCACTCCCAGCCACTCGGTGGCCGCGGCGGCGAGGAGGAGCACCCCGAGCACCACCGCCAGCAGGTCGTGCGAGAGGGCGCCCCGGCCGCGGTACCGCCGCCCCAGCCCGCGAAGCAGCGGGCGCACCACGAAGAACATGGCCCCCACGAACGCGGCCGAGCCCACCAGGGTCGCCCACAGGGGGAGCCCCTCCGCCATGGAGCGCGCCAGCACCACCACCCCGGCCAGGATGCACCACGCGGTGACGTCGTCCACGGCGGCGCAGGCCAGGGTGACCGCCCCCAGCCGGGTGCGGAGCAGCCCCCGTTCCCCCAGGATGCGGGCGATCACCGGGAAGGCGGTGACGCTCATGGCGGCGCCCATGAACAGGGCGAAGGCGGAGAAGCCCACCGACGCATCGGAAAGGCGCGGGTAGAGGAAGAGCGCCAGCAGCACCCCCAGCAGGAAGGGGAAGGCGATGGAGCTGTGGCTGGTGACCAGCGCGGTGTGCCCCCGCCCCCGCAGCAGCCCCGGATCCAGCTCCAGCCCCACCAGGAACATGAAGAGGAGGAGTCCCACCTGGCTGAGCACCGCGAGCCCGCCCAGGCTCCCGGCGGGGAAGAGCAGCTCGAACACCCCGGGGGCGGCCCAGCCCAGCACGGAGGGGCCCAGGAAGATCCCCGCCGCCATCTCGCCCACGACCTGCGGCTGGCCCAGGCGCCGGAAGAGCCGTCCCACCAGGCGGGCGGCGGCTAGCACCACCACCACCTGCGCCACGAAGAGGAGGACGCCCGGAATCGCCCCGCCGCCCCCGGCGAGGACGCCCCCCACCGCCGCCCCGGCGGGCGGGGCCGGCGGCGCCGCCAGGCCCTGCCCGGCCCGGAGCACCGCGGCCACCCCCAGCAGCGGCAGCCCCATGAGCCCCGCGTACAGCAGGGCGGACCGGGCGAGCGTCACGTCCGGCTCTCCGCGACGGCGGTGGCGACGGACGCGGACGCGGACGCGGGGG containing:
- a CDS encoding cation:proton antiporter, which produces MTLARSALLYAGLMGLPLLGVAAVLRAGQGLAAPPAPPAGAAVGGVLAGGGGAIPGVLLFVAQVVVVLAAARLVGRLFRRLGQPQVVGEMAAGIFLGPSVLGWAAPGVFELLFPAGSLGGLAVLSQVGLLLFMFLVGLELDPGLLRGRGHTALVTSHSSIAFPFLLGVLLALFLYPRLSDASVGFSAFALFMGAAMSVTAFPVIARILGERGLLRTRLGAVTLACAAVDDVTAWCILAGVVVLARSMAEGLPLWATLVGSAAFVGAMFFVVRPLLRGLGRRYRGRGALSHDLLAVVLGVLLLAAAATEWLGVHTLFGAFVAGAVMPRDEGFVRELEGKLHDLTVVLLLPVFFAFTGLRTRLELVSGPEMWGYAALVLLVAVAGKFGGSAAAARLTGMSWREAGALGVLMNTRGLMELVILGIGLEIGVISPALYAMMVLMALATTLMTSPLLERAYPARLLAARPHAAAGEPSAGPGVLARPA